The Saccharomycodes ludwigii strain NBRC 1722 chromosome II, whole genome shotgun sequence genome window below encodes:
- the PCH2 gene encoding Pch2p (similar to Saccharomyces cerevisiae YBR186W | PCH2 | Pachytene CHeckpoint), which translates to MQPEIASKRLTIFVDAKVEPNSIKTINECLYDLNKNTGRNIHNKIQYEDILDLLKKAIQNKVQALLTEEKYKNHNYVYFKTSTASIITENKINFIKSLLRVLLSENGINKLDEDKTNLLFSSFIVDLDIQKTFSTNFSTVQNNPPIFKISLYKCNYSFPSSINEENLSEKLKNTVIIDDTENDKFDMDDYSIMSITNKENENESKLNINDTKFLNKSQITLLPDLKIDKVWECLQFPVDFKENIYRTASVFAQISQQNYICNEPPTLNQFIIFHGPAGTGKTTMCKALAQKLSIRMGNLEGNGILIEFPCGKIFSRWFGDSTKNLEKLFSEIEQILEKGSMERTQTITPICLLMDEVETIASSRSSLMAKNETSDSIRVVNTLLTQIDKFKKYPNFLLLATSNFFDSLDPAFVDRADKIIRISLPSNVACKRIIKNEIQKLIKSKIIIKRDSSNFYNINESIIQNIGNNFYERKMSGRAIVKIPILCISQYFDSVPVDYDTFILALSEFYKKEY; encoded by the coding sequence ATGCAACCAGAAATAGCATCTAAAAGACTTACAATTTTTGTGGATGCAAAAGTAGAACCCAATtctataaaaacaataaacgAATGTTTATAtgatttgaataaaaacacTGGTAGAAATATTcacaataaaatacaatacgaagatattttagatttattaaaaaaagcgATCCAAAATAAGGTTCAAGCACTATTGACTgaagaaaaatacaaaaatcataactacgtttattttaaaacatctaCTGCTTCCATAATCacagaaaacaaaataaactttattaaatcGCTATTGAGAGTATTGTTAAGCGAAAATGGTATTAACAAATTGGATGAAGACAAAACTAATTTGCTATTTTCCAGCTTCATTGTTGATTTAGATATTCAGAAAACGTTCAGTACTAATTTTTCAACTGTGCAAAATAACCCAccaattttcaaaatatctttGTATAAGTGTAATTATTCTTTCCCATCTTCAATTAATGAAGAGAACTTatctgaaaaattaaaaaacacCGTGATAATTGACGATACAGAGAATGATAAATTTGATATGGACGATTATTCAATTATGTCAATAactaataaagaaaacGAAAATGAAAGCAAACTCAATATTAATGATACgaaatttttaaacaaatcacaaataactttattaCCTGATCTAAAAATAGATAAGGTTTGGGAATGTTTACAATTCCCCGTAGATTTCAAGGAAAACATTTATAGGACAGCAAGTGTCTTTGCACAAATTTCGCAgcaaaattatatttgtaATGAACCACCAACACTAaatcaatttattattttccatGGACCTGCTGGTACAGGCAAGACTACCATGTGTAAAGCCTTGGCCCAAAAGTTATCTATTAGAATGGGTAATCTAGAAGGGAATGgtattttaattgaattTCCATGtggtaaaattttttctagATGGTTTGGTGATTCTActaaaaatttggaaaagttGTTTTCAGAAATTGAACAAATACTTGAAAAAGGGAGTATGGAAAGAACCCAGACAATAACACCtatttgtttgttaatGGACGAGGTAGAAACTATCGCTTCCTCTAGATCTTCATTAATGGCTAAGAATGAAACTTCAGATTCAATTCGTGTAGTAAATACGTTGTTAACTCAAATTgataaattcaaaaaatatcccaattttttattattagcaacATCTAACTTTTTTGATTCATTAGATCCTGCTTTTGTCGATAGAGCTgacaaaattattagaatttCATTGCCATCCAACGTTGCTTGTAAACGAATAatcaaaaatgaaattcaaaaattaattaaaagcaaaattattattaaaagggATTCGAGCAATTTTTATAACATTAACGAAAgtattattcaaaatattggCAACAATTTTTATGAGAGAAAAATGAGCGGAAGAGCAATTGTGAAAATTCCAATTTTGTGTATTTCACAGTACTTTGATTCAGTTCCTGTAGATTACGATACTTTCATTTTAGCTTTAAGTgagttttataaaaaagagTATTGA
- the SEN54 gene encoding tRNA splicing endonuclease subunit SEN54 (similar to Saccharomyces cerevisiae YPL083C | SEN54 | Splicing ENdonuclease) yields MKNDNLSNRDDNEDVDTEETLASHLLYTSDDDDEVTRQDWTEMLKLSQVQQIIPKRGDKDYEPDGTNVQQTLLFNARNTMFDAISEAPRGLIIKHLNKAYYNIGSHTGIIYHAKGSFINNIGKTNSKGQIVLQFYEFVYLVERGTVIPYLKFDEDNEEAEIQLSVQDLYSFFRNQQELDEFMVYSHLKRLGYILHKPENRKTTFFPSNLLTTNNNLFCQNKAFQLWNIFKISLASPLNLLLLPYRSNAEIYINLQKLISHSKVVKTRAELLSTSHQQQIHTEKAPVSGSLNIAFDLWKPNPNFKKKCPDLPDFQILIHNKNLQNFPTFDDFHSIFNKLDYKFEFLDDIEWDEVSYVNEISRKQLLTPKQQKQQQFNIHNEQKKNKKRVSENVLQLRRLKNGFRKFILAVIDDGLINFITIAEADFSTENVWYEPQRNKVRSGSNKSKNRNSKQTKRDKTKKDV; encoded by the coding sequence atgaaaaatgataatCTCAGTAATAGAGATGACAATGAGGATGTCGATACTGAAGAAACACTCGCTTCCCATCTATTATACACTTccgatgatgatgatgaagtcACAAGGCAAGACTGGACTGAAATGTTAAAACTTAGTCAAGTACAACAAATAATTCCTAAAAGGGGCGATAAAGACTACGAACCTGATGGCACTAATGTTCAACAGACTTTACTATTTAATGCCAGAAATACCATGTTTGATGCAATTTCTGAGGCACCAAGAGGTTTGAttataaaacatttaaataaagcttattataatataggATCGCATACCGGAATAATTTATCATGCAAAGGGTAgctttataaataatattggaaaaaCTAATTCTAAGGGGCAAATtgttttacaattttatgAATTTGTATATTTGGTGGAAAGAGGCACTGTAATCCCTTATTTAAAATTCGATGAAGATAATGAAGAAGCAGAAATACAGTTAAGTGTACAGGATTTGTATTCGTTTTTTCGCAATCAACAAGAACTAGATGAATTTATGGTATATTCTCATTTAAAAAGGTTGGGCTATATTTTACACAAACctgaaaatagaaaaactACATTCTTCCCCTCAAATTTACTTacaactaataataatttattttgccAAAATAAAGCTTTCCAACTTTGGAatatctttaaaatatcattagCTAGTCCCTTAAATTTACTTTTACTTCCATATAGATCAAATGCTgaaatttatattaatttgCAAAAATTAATCTCCCATTCCAAAGTTGTTAAAACGAGGGCTGAGCTTTTATCAACATCGcaccaacaacaaatacATACGGAAAAGGCACCGGTAAGTGGCAGTCTCAATATAGCATTTGATTTATGGAAGCCCAATCCAAATTTTAAGAAGAAATGTCCTGATTTACCTGACTTTCAAATTTTGATTCATAACAAAAATCttcaaaattttccaacatttgatgattttcatagtatttttaacaaactcgattataaatttgaatttttagATGATATAGAATGGGATGAAGTGTCTTATGTAAATGAAATTTCAagaaaacaattattaaCACCTAAGCAACAGAAACAGCAACAATTCAATATTCAcaatgaacaaaaaaagaataaaaaacgTGTAAGTGAAAATGTATTACAACTTAGAAGATTGAAAAACggatttagaaaatttatCCTTGCTGTTATAGATGATGgattaattaatttcattaCAATAGCTGAAGCTGATTTCAGTACAGAAAATGTATGGTATGAACCCCAAAGGAATAAAGTTAGAAGCGGCAgcaataaaagtaaaaatagaaattcTAAACAAACTAAGAGAgataaaactaaaaaagatgtataa